A region of Haliotis asinina isolate JCU_RB_2024 chromosome 7, JCU_Hal_asi_v2, whole genome shotgun sequence DNA encodes the following proteins:
- the LOC137291677 gene encoding sodium-coupled monocarboxylate transporter 1-like gives MESHTFGKWDYAVFGVMVAVSVSIGIYHAIVGRHGSLDEYLLAGRKLTFFPVALSVLATLTSNIKILGASAEAYNNGIMWILSEIALSVGKLLEMYLLLALLKRLNISSPFQYIEGRFKSRVLSLIVMGASCVENVFYMSIILFGQGIALQAVTGFSTLGSILVTSAAVVLYTTIGGLKAVIWTDVLQYIIMFAGVLAVIIKGTIEVGGVQEIWNRVLSGGRLVFIFDPDPTIRHTVWNLGVARVFVGFGLLFQPAYLQRIAATKSLAEARRAVLIGLFCSPIFGVLCVLCGLVAYGYYDYKRCDPVSSNQIDNINQVLPFLTIDIFRNLPGMPGVFLAALYSASLSSLSSGLSAFANITWEEFVKARVSTMSEFKQIAVAKISVVAWGILICCLAICTASIKSIPLLQIYSANAVIAGPVVGLFYLGAMFPFVNTKSAICAVLAGVSFLTWLLVGAGVSPGVRQTPPLPPAPTDNCPSANLTTEVLMTTPNSTYDDPRQYTRSGLDAFYSLSYTLYYMFGFLIVLVVGVALSLATGGNKDEVNSIYLRKFYRRRELEKEHEARGTRLMHISDATMEGPSSSTNGQQTESLIRS, from the exons ATGGAGTCTCACACGTTTGGAAAATGGGATTATGCTGTGTTTGGAGTCATGGTGGCCGTCTCGGTGAGTATTGGTATATACCATGCCATAGTCGGCCGGCATGGTAGCCTGGACGAATATCTTCTGGCTGGAAGAAAGCTGACCTTCTTCCCTGTCGCCTTATCGGTACTTGCAACCCTCACATCGAACATTAAAATACTGGGAGCATCAGCAGAGGCATATAATAACGGCATCATGTGGATTCTCAGTGAAATAGCGCTCTCCGTCGGAAAACTTCTGGAGATGTACCTGCTTTTGGCCCTCCTGAAGAGACTAAACATATCAAGCCCATTTCAG TATATCGAGGGTCGCTTCAAGTCGAGGGTTCTCAGTCTCATCGTGATGGGAGCGTCTTGTGTGGAGAAT GTCTTTTACATGAGCATCATCTTGTTTGGCCAAGGAATAGCATTGCAGGCTG TGACAGGATTCTCTACATTGGGGTCAATCCTAGTGACGTCAGCGGCAGTTGTTCTTTACACAACTATT GGTGGGCTAAAGGCTGTGATATGGACAGATGTTCTTCAGTACATTATAATGTTTGCTGGGGTACTAGCCGTTATAATAAAG GGAACCATCGAGGTAGGAGGAGTGCAGGAGATATGGAACAGGGTACTTTCAGGAGGACGACTTGTGTTCAT ATTTGACCCTGACCCCACAATCCGACATACCGTGTGGAACTTGGGGGTTGCCCGTGTATTTGTTGGGTTCGGTTTACTTTTCCAGCCCGCCTATCTTCAGCGTATTGCCGCCACAAAGTCACTCGCTGAAGCAAGGAG AGCGGTGCTGATAGGGCTCTTCTGTAGTCCTATCTTTGGAGTCCTTTGCGTCCTCTGCGGTCTTGTGGCATATGGTTACTATGACTACAAGAGATGCGACCCTGTATCGTCCAATCAAATCGACAATATTAACCAG GTATTACCTTTCTTGACAATAGACATTTTCCGGAACCTGCCAGGAATGCCTGGAGTATTTCTGGCAGCGCTGTACAGTGCGTCTCTCAG CTCATTATCTTCAGGACTGTCAGCCTTCGCAAACATAACATGGGAGGAGTTTGTAAAAGCCCGcgtgtcaacaatgtctgaaTTTAAGCAAATTGCAGTCGCCAAAATATCAG TGGTGGCGTGGGGAATTCTCATTTGTTGCCTGGCGATATGTACGGCATCTATCAAATCCATCCCTCTACTCCAG ATTTACAGCGCCAATGCAGTTATAGCTGGTCCAGTTGTCGGCCTTTTCTACCTCGGTGCTATGTTCCCATTTGTCAATACAAAA AGCGCCATTTGTGCGGTTCTGGCAGGTGTCAGCTTCTTGACGTGGCTGTTGGTCGGCGCTGGTGTTTCACCAGGGGTGCGACAGACGCCCCCTCTACCCCCTGCCCCGACAGATAACTGCCCGAGTGCCAACCTCACTACTGAAGTGCTCATGACGACACCAAACTCAACCTATGATGATCCACGTCAATATACTCG GTCAGGTCTGGACGCCTTCTACAGTCTCTCCTACACACTTTACTATATGTTTGGGTTCCTCATCGTGTTGGTGGTGGGCGTTGCCCTAAGTCTGGCCACAG GTGGAAACAAGGATGAGGTTAACTCTATCTACTTGAGAAAGTTCTACAGGAGACGCGAACTGGAAAAGGAGCACGAGGCG agGGGAACAAGGTTAATGCACATATCGGATGCAACGATGGAAGGACCCAGCAGTTCAACAAATGGACAACAAACAGAATCTTTGATCAGAAGTTGA